The DNA region AGGAAGCTGGAGTTGATGATTGCCGAGAAATGTGGTGTGGCGAGTTCACTGTCAGAGGATAAGAAGGGAGTGCTGTTGTGGAGTTGGGAGAGGCTTGGGCTTGCAAGCAGCTGATAAAAGATTATAAGATActcttgatgatggaaaTCGatcgaagaggaggacgaaatCGAAGTATTGGAGCGTAGGTTTTGAACCTCAGGGGGACTGTTAGATTAGGAtatggatgaggaggttttggtaAGCAGCATGACATGAGAATAGAGGGCGGGCCCCTTTTCAGGAAGAGCAGTGGAATTCAATACGGATATGCCTGAAGTAATCATCAGTTCTGTGCTTGACTGACAACCACTACCGTAGTAGCATTATTGATCAAAGAGATGGAGTTCAAAGACCACTTGTATGGGGGGCGGTAAAGACTCTACACGCGAGTGATATAACACTTGAAAAAACAATGATGCCGAATTTCATGTGCTACAGTTTACAGTGACCAaggtgggtaggtaggtcGGTACCTACCACGGAAGGACTATACACACACACTGCCCTTTTCTTATGCTCCTTCTCGCTGCCACGCGCCGTAGTTTAGCTTCTCTCATCACATCATCCACCGCGATTTCGGGGGTCTTGTTTGGGGCACTGCTGATCACAGCAAAGAAAGGAAGTTGGGACAAGGCTGGGGCCGCAAAAAGGCGATGAAACAAATTGAAGGATCTTGCTACACAAGTATCGATTTCCTCTCCATGGCCAAACCCACATCACCTCCTCGGAGTCGAATCCGATCTGCCCTGCAGTGTTCCCAATGCCCAgccggctgctgctgagaggTCCAAAGACGCAACCAGCGTACCAAAATATCTCTTCTGTTCCACGGCTTCTCTGGCTTCCAACGCAACACAAAAGCCGGGCATTGCACCACAAGACTCTCAAGGTGAGGATGATCACCAGGAGCCAAGAGGCAGCATACTCAGCACATGCTACCCTACGGCACAGCCCGCCTGGAGAACTGATAGTGCCAGCCATTCTCCACGTTCGCAGTAACTCTAGCAAGGATCTGTGGGCACCCACTCATCGTGTCCCAGAGCCCGTTGTTTCCCACGCAAAAATAGCATGGTTGCGAAATGTTTGCTCTACGGCTCTCAGCCCAGCGAGGCAGCATGATCTCAGCATCAAACGGCAATAAACAAAAGGGGAAGAGTGGTGATAGAAGAACACGAGCCAGTGTAAAGCAGACCGGTAGTAACAGAAACTGCACTGTAAGTCCCCATCACCGGTCCACAGGGCATCAGGCTGCCATCTCAGcccatcagcagcaacaaacccGGGCCTTGAAGAAGCTGACCCCCTGTCTGCGGGGGCTGAACCTCGCATTCAAGACAAGGGTCCTCTTCTGCCAGCAATTTCGACCTCTCAAAAACAGGAAACTGCTGTCGCGTCTTACTCTGCATcgtgtttctttttcttttgcacTCTTTTGCTACCGTCGTCATTGTTTCAAGCTCAACCGTGGGAACGACAACGGCTCGGTCCCAGCTATCGCGAACAAACGTGGGCGTCCTGGACCCTGATGCGACCAgcccccacctccacatGGGACGATCGAcaagcttgagcttgagctttTGCTTTTCCCCTCTTCGTCTCAGCTCCAACGCTGACGGCGGCGACGTTATATATACGGTGCCCGAGTCACCTCCGGTCGGGCGGCAGTTCAACACAATCCGTCCTCCGACACAACGGAGGCCCTACCTAGGTGATCGAATTGTACCGGATTGTCGGGTCTTGCAATCGGAGCTCGACCGaacgccctcctccaacacagACTTTCCCAGAAAACCGGTGGTGTCCTCGGCGCTGCGCAACACCGGCACAAGCGGCGCTTGGGCTCAACCTGCAATAGACCAGCAATTGGTGAGAGATACGAACCAAAAGAAGTCAGTGGACAATACAACTCGCAGTCGCCGCGCCGGCGACCTAGCGACAAGATCGGGAATTAGTTTGAAGCAACACAAGGAGGACGGCAGTCACTTGCAACCTGGTCGTACAGTCGGTTCACAAACCACGCACAACTAAATCTGAGCTCCCACTTGCGTCCGCGCTGGCTTTCCCACCGTTACTTTCGCGACACGTCGTCGACGTCACCAAGTACTCGCTTTACGCTATCACGAACTTACAATGGCATCCTACAATCCGGCTTACAAGCCACTACCTCCTCCGGGAAACTTCCAGCAGGGGTATCTCAgcgcccagcagcaacatcaacatcaacagcttcaacatcagcagctccaacatcatcaccaacaacatcaacaatacctacaacaacaacaacaacaacaacagcagcagcagcagcagcatcagcagcatcagcagcattCGGGCCAAAATGGGATAGAGCGGCCTCCGTCTTTTGTTGGTCTACCGCCCATTCGCCGTGGCTCATCGCTTGGCTTGAACGCTGAAAGATTCTCTggtgacaacaacaacaacaacaacaacaacaacaacagtccGGGTAATAGTAACggtcatcagcagcagcagcagcagcagcagctccaaCAGTATGgacagcaacatcaacagcactcCGGCACGGCGCAAcaaaaccccaacaccaGTCATCAGGGACAGCAACATCCACAACAGCAATCGATTGTTCAGTCTGTTTACCGGCCAACCCAAGGTGCGCCTGGTCCGCAAACCCAGGCCCCTACTCAAGGGCAACAAACATGGCAGCtacaaggtcaaggtcaacaaggaCCATCCCCGGGCCTGTCCCGCGGGTTAGCGGGAGCTGCCGTCAGTTCTCCACACGGAGTGAACGGAGTGCCCCCGCAGGGCCCACAGCAATATACAGATGGTTCCGGTCGACAGGGACCGATGCTTCCTCATATGCTACCGGTCAACCTTTCCCAGAGGTTTCAACCTCAGAGTTGGGTACCGCAGGAGTCACATCTAGCAGAGCCTCTACATCCCTCGAGCCGCCATCGTTCCTCACCAAGCAATGCCTCAtcacagcaccagcagcaacagcagcaagcacagcagcagcagcagcagcagcagcagcctcatcagcagccatcacccccgcagcaacagcagcaatcaTACTACGGATTTGACAAGGAGACCGGCGGCCCTGTTTCTGGAGGGCACTCCTCGCAAAGACCAAAACCACAGGCTTCCCAGCCATCTCAGCAAACACATCCGGCTTTTAGGGATCAGCAGCACTACAACGGGTTACCAAGCCAAAGAGCTCACCCAACGCAACCTCTTCCTGCTCTCCCGACTATTCAACAAAGCCCTGTCATCCCGCAGGGATCCGACCAGGAGAACCAGCAGCAAAAGAATAATGTATCACCGCCAGGCTCCGGCGCTCCTGGGATCACGGTTACTGAAGATGGGCGTATCAAGCGCAACTCGGGCGTGTACTCAGGACTCAGAGACAGATTAGCCACGGGCGGTCCAGTCGAGCGCCGGGATGGTGACGGTACTGCGCGATATCAGGGGGTTGGCAACGACGTCGTCTCTGACTCAAGCGATGACGAGGGCGACTTACCAAACCCAATCGGTCCATTTGGGGGAAGGGCGGCCGACAACGATAGTATGATTGCGCATGGCCCGGGCACGCCCATGGGTGAACGTGTCCCGCCTCCGCCATCGCAGTTTGCGCCACCGGGCCGGAAGCTGACTACTTTCTTCGGCATCGGTGCCACACAACCATCCGGACCTCAGCAGCCGAACTCGATGAGGCCTGACATGTCGAGAACTTCCACGTCGACCAATGCCACGGAAAACCAGCCAGCTGGAAGCATCGGTGGACCGCCGAAGAAGCGCTTCTCTGCTCTTAAGAATGTCTTCCATCGATCAGAGGGGCATAAGCATTCGCCGTCATTCACTATCAAGACATCACCCCCTCAGGCACAGGCCCAGTTTCAGGGCATGAACCAGGGGCCACCTCCGGCGTCGTTCCTCCAGGGGCCACCTCCCGGTCCATTGCCAGGCATCCCTCAAGGGGAGGTTCCAAGGACACCTCAGGGGCCGGTTCAGGGGCAGTTCCAGGGACAGTCACCGGGTCAGATTCAGGGACAGGCCCAAGGACAAGGTCAGCACCCTCAGGGTCCCACCCCTCCGGCGGGAGCTGGCCCGCAGCCCGGTTCTTTCAATCTGTACTCTGGACCTGAGCGAACTGTCACCGGTTTACGGCAGCCAGGTCATGCGCTGCCACCTCCGGGCGCCCAGAATCAGCAGtcaccacaacagcaacaggggcaaccacagcaacaagcccagcaacaacagcagggCAGCTTTGCGCAATACGACCAGACCCGGAAGCCCAATGGTGGCATGTTTGGATTCCTACGCAACCGAGCTGactccaagcccaaggatGGTCCTCCTGCTGTCTCGCTGCCAATTCCCCCGGGGCAACCAATTCCCTTTTCGCCGGGGCGGGGAGGACAACAGCAATATGGCATGAGCCCAGCATTGGGTCCAGATGGACGCCCTTCCACTGCGGCTAACCAGCAACTATTCCAGTCGCAAttcgggagaggaggtcCGGGATCGCCAGGCCAAACGCTACCTGTCTCTCAGCCCTCTGATAACGGTCAGCTAGATGATGAGTTTATCGCACATCGACCGCCGCCGCTTCCTCAACAAAGCCAGAGTCAGCTGTCGTTTCAGCATGGTCAGGCAGAGAATCTATCTACCGTCAGCCgccaacaagagcaagaaacCACGCCTTACTTGCAGAATGCTCAGTTACACCAGCCAACCAAATTGCTCGACCCAACCCCTGCTGGCTCCGCCTTTGAGTCTCCCGTCTCGAGCAAATCGCAACCTGTTTCTCAGGCTGCCGTTGAGCAAGGACGGCATCTGAACGATTCGCCTGCTAGCTTCACTGTTCAGCAAGCTGTTGCAGTTCGCCAGCCTCCAGCTCAGAGCTACGGACAGGGCTCTCGGTTCAGTCCAACCCAAAACCCCACGCGCAAGCCTCTGAACGCCTCGGAGGGGTTGAATAACGATCAATCTGCTCCTCCCGGAAGTCCTCCTGCCGGTTATCAAGGACAGGGCCCGACACAGTTCGGGGTGTCGGGACCTAGCTTCCAACAAGAAACGCGAGATGCTGGACCATCCCAGTTCCACCCTTCTGCCGGAGTTCAGCTGCCGGATCAAGATAGCAGAGCCCCGTCAAGACAGTCGATCTCTGCTGTTTCGCCAACCGTTGAGACGCCCTCTATCCACATGCATCCTCAGGGACTGAGTCAGGGACCAGGAGCTGGGCCTCGCCCCCCGAGCGGACACTCTTACCAGTCTAGCCTTCAGTCCTCTCAAGTTCAACAAGGTCAGGCACCTCTCCAAGGGATTAGCACTCAGCCCACTTGGGGATCGGCCCAAAGTGGTCCTCAGCCCAACCGCGCACCGTTCGGTCCGGGTCCTCGTCCGAATGGCAACCCTATGATTCCTCAGTTTCAccagaaggaaaaggaacaaAGCACAATTTCGAAACTCTTCAAGGGCAGCAAGGCAACCGGGCCGTCGGCACCGAAGCCAGAAAagggcgagaaggagaagggtggCAATCTCTCGGGGTTCCTTGGTGCTTTCAAAAAGGGGACGAAGCAGATGGAGATTCATTCACCCAACGCTCTGCCGCCCATGGGTGGCCAACCGTTCTTGGCCGGGCAATCTTCTCAAGGCCAGAAATCCCAGCCTTTCGCGCCTCATCAGGTGGGAGTTCAAGCCCAGCCGcagccacaacaacagcctccaGCTGGTGCGTCCACTCAGGAACAAAGGCCCCAGCAAACTGGTCCTGCTGGTCAGCATCCATACCAAAATCAGCCTCAATTCCAGAGACAGCAAGGGACTGCGCCAACAATCCaaccatcgccgccatcccaGCAGCAAGCTCCTCGCCCTGGTCCGCCTCCCACCGAGCCAAAGTACGAGAGGGTCCCTATTCCTGCCTCGTATGGGTATGTTCATGGCGAGGGACGTGTTGCTCCTGGGCCTGTTGGGTTCTATGTTGGCCCTACACCTGTCGGGTTGTATGGTATGCCTCAAGGGCAGATGATTCCAGCGGGCTATCCCCAGCAATGGGTACAGCCAGGAGGGATGCCAACTCAAATCCCGCCTGGAGCCGTCCCTGGTCAAGTGAATTCTCAGCAGGTCAATGGAGCTCAAGGTGCTTCACCCCAGCCCTCGAATTCTTCGGTTCCCGTCAACGCTCGTGATCCTTCTCCCGCGTCTCAGGGTCACGTTCATATCCAAGCACCTTCACCAGTTCCGGTTCaacctccagcacccccacCTGCCAGTGCTGCCCCTGCTCTACAGCAGCCTCCAGTATTCAACAGTCAACCGTCTCTGCGTGAGCGGGTTCCTTCTCCGGAGGCCCAACCCACGCAGAAGACTCAGCCCCCACAAACTGCTCAGCCAGCtcagccacctcctccagtgCAGCAACCAGCGCAGTCACACCCGGCAAGTACTTTGACCGCTGTTCCCCGCCAAATAGAGGTGTCACCTCAATCCTCTGTGCGGACAGCTGCGCCTCAGGCACCGTCGCCTAACGTCTCGCCTCCTGAGAGACAAGTGCAACCTCGGCCAGAACCAGCTCGTTTCGACAGCCGGGACAGTGACACTTTGCCCTCTGCGCAGCCAAGTCCCCTCAAGCGGAATGTCAGCCCGCCGCAAAACGGCAGCGCCACTCACCAGCGCCAGTTCTCCGCCGGCAACGGACTTGCTTCTCTCCCCTCGCAGCAGCGGTACATGCAGTCTAAGCAgtcgccctcccctcctaaTGGCAGCCAGTTCCTACCGCCAAGGAGCCCGGATCGACAGGCACCAAGCACGGTTGTTCCGATCCATATTGCAGGCGCCAGCATCGTTTCTCAGGGGTCAAGAACTGTCAGTCCGCCTCAGGATTCGAGAACCGTCAGCCCAGAACCAATCATACAAGGCCCTTCTGCTCCGGTTCAGCACCTGCAGTCACCGAGTCGTGTGCCAGATGACAATATTTACGATGCTACTCCGCGCAACTCGCAGTTTGCTCCCCAAGAGCAGCCGAAACAACAACCTGAGtctcagcagca from Podospora pseudoanserina strain CBS 124.78 chromosome 1, whole genome shotgun sequence includes:
- a CDS encoding hypothetical protein (EggNog:ENOG503PHDK), which encodes MASYNPAYKPLPPPGNFQQGYLSAQQQHQHQQLQHQQLQHHHQQHQQYLQQQQQQQQQQQQQHQQHQQHSGQNGIERPPSFVGLPPIRRGSSLGLNAERFSGDNNNNNNNNNNSPGNSNGHQQQQQQQQLQQYGQQHQQHSGTAQQNPNTSHQGQQHPQQQSIVQSVYRPTQGAPGPQTQAPTQGQQTWQLQGQGQQGPSPGLSRGLAGAAVSSPHGVNGVPPQGPQQYTDGSGRQGPMLPHMLPVNLSQRFQPQSWVPQESHLAEPLHPSSRHRSSPSNASSQHQQQQQQAQQQQQQQQQPHQQPSPPQQQQQSYYGFDKETGGPVSGGHSSQRPKPQASQPSQQTHPAFRDQQHYNGLPSQRAHPTQPLPALPTIQQSPVIPQGSDQENQQQKNNVSPPGSGAPGITVTEDGRIKRNSGVYSGLRDRLATGGPVERRDGDGTARYQGVGNDVVSDSSDDEGDLPNPIGPFGGRAADNDSMIAHGPGTPMGERVPPPPSQFAPPGRKLTTFFGIGATQPSGPQQPNSMRPDMSRTSTSTNATENQPAGSIGGPPKKRFSALKNVFHRSEGHKHSPSFTIKTSPPQAQAQFQGMNQGPPPASFLQGPPPGPLPGIPQGEVPRTPQGPVQGQFQGQSPGQIQGQAQGQGQHPQGPTPPAGAGPQPGSFNLYSGPERTVTGLRQPGHALPPPGAQNQQSPQQQQGQPQQQAQQQQQGSFAQYDQTRKPNGGMFGFLRNRADSKPKDGPPAVSLPIPPGQPIPFSPGRGGQQQYGMSPALGPDGRPSTAANQQLFQSQFGRGGPGSPGQTLPVSQPSDNGQLDDEFIAHRPPPLPQQSQSQLSFQHGQAENLSTVSRQQEQETTPYLQNAQLHQPTKLLDPTPAGSAFESPVSSKSQPVSQAAVEQGRHLNDSPASFTVQQAVAVRQPPAQSYGQGSRFSPTQNPTRKPLNASEGLNNDQSAPPGSPPAGYQGQGPTQFGVSGPSFQQETRDAGPSQFHPSAGVQLPDQDSRAPSRQSISAVSPTVETPSIHMHPQGLSQGPGAGPRPPSGHSYQSSLQSSQVQQGQAPLQGISTQPTWGSAQSGPQPNRAPFGPGPRPNGNPMIPQFHQKEKEQSTISKLFKGSKATGPSAPKPEKGEKEKGGNLSGFLGAFKKGTKQMEIHSPNALPPMGGQPFLAGQSSQGQKSQPFAPHQVGVQAQPQPQQQPPAGASTQEQRPQQTGPAGQHPYQNQPQFQRQQGTAPTIQPSPPSQQQAPRPGPPPTEPKYERVPIPASYGYVHGEGRVAPGPVGFYVGPTPVGLYGMPQGQMIPAGYPQQWVQPGGMPTQIPPGAVPGQVNSQQVNGAQGASPQPSNSSVPVNARDPSPASQGHVHIQAPSPVPVQPPAPPPASAAPALQQPPVFNSQPSLRERVPSPEAQPTQKTQPPQTAQPAQPPPPVQQPAQSHPASTLTAVPRQIEVSPQSSVRTAAPQAPSPNVSPPERQVQPRPEPARFDSRDSDTLPSAQPSPLKRNVSPPQNGSATHQRQFSAGNGLASLPSQQRYMQSKQSPSPPNGSQFLPPRSPDRQAPSTVVPIHIAGASIVSQGSRTVSPPQDSRTVSPEPIIQGPSAPVQHLQSPSRVPDDNIYDATPRNSQFAPQEQPKQQPESQQQQQQRASPPPQPQTPQQQEEQQRQSPVQTRSSPMEAENTIIISEPTETKSAGPSHDTTRPKLELKPPAEPRPRSSSPPAVDHDSDDDLSDVESPIIASATVATLKPASPSNKTTQTGAVARENIAIFERAKKKAEEERIAQERMVMEEKIPVFDDEMMNAGKKKQDEKVQMSATSYPGQEWNPYGEFQEWETDIMAPILPPSSNPTQNNTQDETGLEDAHSRPRPRPRPQRSPSELARLRVQNRRREYLSRNPSYFDRPDHELSDPLLHDQLIRRFLTPREREADSKSKGYARVLEGSLLRGEERLAKLSSEKPAGDEIGENGAAAAAAGVSQAGRGRGGKVEAAGTSFTSFSAELLPPPETKEEGEERWRGFLRDRFVRGEDEDFEYDEVDDRDELDELERREREEEWIEGEEPGWADSEGEGEGGGRVGRVLTGETGVQDF